Below is a window of Phoenix dactylifera cultivar Barhee BC4 chromosome 7, palm_55x_up_171113_PBpolish2nd_filt_p, whole genome shotgun sequence DNA.
CAATGAACCTGTATTCCAAGCTCGGATCCAATTTGATCAAATTGGACCTCATTGCACTTTTAATCAAGACTCCCGGTTTGACCTCTTTGGCACGTGTTTGCACTTAAATTCTTACGACTAAGGTCGGTTGACTAATTACAACTTGAATAGGAGTCTACCAAACCCTAAATCCAAATCAAGCATATCCGGaccttcagaaaaaaaaaaaagcaaaaaaagcaTGTCCGGACAAGGAAGGGGGTCTACCTGTCCTTTCCTCTCCAACGATCCGATCCAGCAGAATGAATGTTCCAAATCCAAGATCTTCGTGCGATTTCCAGCCACCAGCCATCGCACCCATCTTGCCCCCCTCATCACTTATGTCACCGAACGTCTCTGAATCGCAAATCCCCTCCTTGCCCCCTTCCTGAGAAGATCCACCGCGGGAAGGCAGCTCCCACTGGGGAAAAATGGCATTTTTCCTGGTTCCTGGTCTTATCAATGGGGAATGCTGTCTCTGTTGTTCTAGGTGACGCCCTGAAAAGAGACTCATAAAGGGGTATTTTGCTGCCATTCTCCCCCTCTATTCCAATCTCCATGGAAGACAAGTATTGGGCACCTTCTGATCTCAAGCTACCTGGTTTCCTCCTTGGCTGTTATATAAAGAAGACTTCTTTCCAAAAACCCTCCTCCTTGATTTTTTAACTCTCCCTCATCAAACTGCAACCATTCAACACCTAATGCACCTTGACCATTTCCCGTCCTCCAAGCTCATCTCCAAGATCTCTTGTTGCCACCATTTCATCAGCTTGTGATGCTTATGAACCTTTGTCCGTTCCCATCCATAAAAATCCCACCTTTCCCCAATCTCCTTGTATCAAAAGCCATTCCGTTGATTCTGGATGAACAGATCCTTCATGTGTTCAAAAATGTGATCTTGCTGCTGTTGTTATAATTATCATTGTTTCTTCTATCACAACCACAACCTTTCAAGAGCCATATAGAAGTATTAGAGTTAAGAATGTTTGGGCCCCAAGCCCGCAGAGAACTCTCCAATAACGAGTTTCCCCCTAGAAGAATACTCCATTGGAAGCCTTTAACCACCTCccctgccgccgccgccgccgcctcctccaccGTCAGCTCGGTGGCAAGAAAGGCCAACACCATCACCGTCAAATTTGAGGACCTCTACGGATTCGCCGTCGAGGGGAACATCGAcgatgtcaatatgctgaatgaGGTGAGGGAGAGGGTGAGGCAGCAGGGCAGGGTGTGGTGGGCCCTCGAGGCGAACAAGGGAGCCAATTGGTACCTCCAGCCGCAGATCTCGTCCAACGGCGAGGGGATGTCGGTCGCATCGCTGAAGCTGTCTATTCTCGCCGACACCATCACATTAAAGAAGCTGATAAGGAAGGGGGTACCGCCGGTGCTGAGGCCGAAGGTCTGGCTCTCTGTCTCCGGTGCCGCAAAGAAGCGGTCGACGGTGCCGGAGAGCTACTATGACGATCTCATCTGGGCTACCGAAGGGAAGGTCACGCCTGCCACACGGCAAATCGATCATGTAAGTTATATGTTTGATTGAATTCTTGAGGTGAATTAATACGATATATACCATTATTTTGATCTTGCTTATGGGTACCCGTGAAGGACTTATTTAATTGGCACTTAAAATGGAATTTGATGACGTTTTATATGGATTTTTCTGAGGATTAAATGATGTTTGTAAAAATTCGAATCATAAAGAAGCCTTTTTCCTCTTGACCGACGATGCAGGATGATTGGTCTGTCTCTGTGCTGTTGTGAGGGTAAGATAATTCTTCTTAATCGACATTCTAGGAGCCACCACACCACAGACACAACCCTCACAAAACCTACAGAAATACCCATGACCTTGGGTTAATTGGCAACCTGCATGATATTAGCTCATGGAAAATAAATTTGCAAGATCAATGAAATTAATGCCAcaagtgcagaattttaaaATGGTTCAAAGATAAGTTTCTTGCTAGACCAAAGAAACCAAAGAAAACCATCCTAATTTATGGAGCTTTAAAGTGCAATATGCCAGCAATAGAAGGGAATATATTAGCAAAAGTAGTCGAAGATATTCTCACAATCTATGTCAAAAATGGTCATAATTAATCATATGCACATCATAGTCCTAGCTTGTGGAAATACAAAGATTTGGTACATTCTTTGCTTGATGGATACTAAAGTGGAATTATTAAGCTGTGTGATTTATTTGCTTATAGAAATATGCCAGAATTCACTTACATGCCTATGGTGTGTGGAGAAGATCCTGAATGCAACACAAATGGTTTGTGTCTCTTAAGTTGCTGCATGATGTCAATATAACTTAACATATCAAGTATCAACGATCATGTCCTCTTACATGTAACGATTGTGAGTTCGTCTCCTGCCTAACGGGGAGGTGATGTCAATTGAACTCTAGTAGATCACATTGTCACTAAAGGTGGCCCAAGCCTTCATATTCTTGTCAAAATATATCTTCATTTTTTTGGCTATCAGGGATATGGTGCTAAACCTATTCATCATTTTAGCTGTGTTTTAAAAAGAATTCTTTCTTGTGCAGTTCTTTGCATGGTTATGCCAACAATTTCAATCTTAAGCAAGATGCGGGAAAGATGCTTGCCAATAAAAatcttatataaaatatatttcataaagAACATTCATGTCTGGTAGCATGCAgtaaatagttaaaaaaataaagcagCGCCATGGTGATTACATCATCAGTATCATCTGGTATATATGCAGGATCTTCCGCGAACTTTCCCATGTCATCCTTGGTTGGACACTCCAGAAGGTCAGGCATCTCTTCGACGTGTCCTTGTTGCATATTCTTTTCGAGATTCCAATGTTGGTTATTGCCAGGTAACTCGATCTAGTTCTTTCTCACTTAGGGTTGATGTTGTTattgttgttattattttttcattGTTTTTAAACACTGAATTGCAGACCCTTTGCAAAAGCTTTGACTTTAAATAATTTACAGGGTTTAAATTATGTAGCTGCACTGTTGTTGCTAGTAATGAAAACAGAGGAAGATGCATTTTGGATGCTTGCTGTCTTGCTGGAAAATGTATTGGTAAATGATTGCTACACTGATAACCTTTCTGGTTGCCACGTTGAACAAAGGGTGTTCAAAGACCTGCTAGCCAAAAAATGCCCCAGGTTTATGTCATCTTCTTTAACATCAATCTCTACAACTTGTCAATGCTCGTACATTTCTTTTTTTCACTTCTAGAATTATAAAAATGCAGGATAGCTGCTCATCTCGAAGCCATGGAGTTTGATGTCTCTCTTGTAGCCACAGAGTGGTTCCTATGCCTCTTCTCCAAGAGCTTACCTTCAGAGGTTAGATGACTCCACtgcaaatttctttttttttttttgtgggggggggggggggggtaaaaTCTAAAACCAGATAATATGAATAAAGGATTGTCTTGTACCTTGACATGACCATTTTTTCGACATAGGCTCTGTATATTTGTTACTAGTGAGAAATGTTACCTTAATGTTTGAACATGATGAATCCACCTTTTGAAATATAACTTGATATGGGTTGAACTGCATTCTTAGCCATTTGACTTGGAAAGAAAGCTCATGTTTCACGCTCAAATGACCTGATCAAGTTTCTTTTAACCTTATTTTGCCTCACTATTTTCTCCCTAGCAGCAACTATGCTTGACAAAACTGCAGAGCTTCATGAGGCTGGCCTTTTATTAGTGGCTTCATTTAGTATATGCCACTTGGATAATGCAAGATCTAATCGTGCTTTAGTTTGTCATCATTCTGTTGATGTGACATCTAATACTTTTACCTAAAACTCTCTCGATTAATCTCCTTTGAGAATTAACTTatgttattttggtatttgttccCAGACAACACTGCGGGTCTGGGATGTTTTATTCAATGAGGGAGCAAAGGTTCTGTTTCATGTAGCCCTGGCAATATTTAAGGTATGCTGTCGGAACTGATCTATTGGTTTTATTTACTTCACCATTACAAATATTCTTGTTTCATTGATTTGTGTTGCATAGTAACAAAAAAATGTGGAATTTGTTGCAAGTCTATTTTTATAAAACATAAACACAAATGATGGTAACAGTCACCTATGCCACATTTTCTAAGCTTTAAGAGATAACTGCAGATGAAGGAAGAGGAGTTACTACATGCCCATCAAATTGGTGATGtgattgatattttgcaaacGACCACCCATCATCTATATGACCCCGATGAGCTGCTGAGGGTAAGAAGATTTTCTGAAACATTTCTTTACCTTAGAAAATTGAAAATACAAATCTCTTCAATTAAATAGATACTCAACTGTAGAAGAGCTTTGATACTTCTGTTGAAGGGTTAAGTCCATAATCTTGTGAGTAATGGCAATTCTTTTAACTTAGCGAGCCAGCTTCTGGTATCGGAACTTCGAACTCTTGAACGACATTGATTATGATACCCAATGTCCTAGTGCTTCAACACTATGTACTGAATATCAGTTCAAAACAGGCAAAATTGGTTTAACTTACTGCAGAGAGGTTCATTGCGAGCCCCGATAATATGGTTCTCATAACACATGGTTGTGAACTTGTGATAAGTGTCAACCCTCTACTTTCTGGCTGGTCATTAGTGGCATAATGCTGTTTCAAGTCAGTTGAGCAATTATAGGTCCACTGGTAACGGTAGACCTATTCAATCAATGCAAGTTGAAATTAAGAAACGTGTTGTGTCTAACGGGCTAATAAAGAAGGGCTTGTGCAAGCCACCTAGGTTTCTTGTTAGGCCTCTTTCTTGCATGCGCTGCCTTAGGCCAGCTATTCTGCGCCGACCAGTAGAGGTCAATATCAATTTGACACTTGGTTGTAAGAATCTATTCAGTCCTTCACGGAGCCTTCTTAGCAAGGCCCATTTTGATGGGAAAAGACCTGGATGATGACTGTCGTTCATCAAAAATTATTGATATGTTCAATTCCTGTTCacaagtaaaatatttttgcaAGGGAGATTTCCTTATCCTTGATTAGTCATCCCAACCTCAACTAATGCAACTCGTTTTGGTCTGTGACAGGTTGCTTTTGATAAGATTGGTTCTATGACGACGAACACAATaacaaagcaaagaaaaaagcAGGAAACAGCAGTTATGGCCGAGCTTGACCAAAGACTGAGACGGCTGAATTCTTTGAAGATGGATGAAAAATAATCAGTTTCGATGAGTTCGAAGCCAGAATAGTTCTCTAATCATTGAGAAGGTTGGTGCTCTTTTAGAGAGATGGTGTAAGGCTTGCATCTCTATGAGCTAAAAACTCAATCTGAAAATGTCATGTATGTAACTGGGGTTTGGTTATTCACCAGCCCTATAAGTCTTCTTTGGTCATGTATAAGGATTCTGTTCGTTCTTCGTAATGCAATGAACAGTCGCAAGGTTGTAGCTTCAAGcctttatatttatttgtttaaacAGAGAGATTAAGTGTCAAAAACAGAGAAATGATCAATGCAGCCACCAGCCATGGTGCATCGTCTCTGTCGTAGTTGGGAACATTTGCTTCCTGGTAACTGTTCAATAGGTTTAGTGTTAAATCGTCTCTTCCATATTCACTTTGGCTCGTTTCCCTTCTTTGCGGAATGCCATGTCTAAAATGAGTTCAAATCTTAGACATGAAACCTTCAGGGAGTTCTACTTCTCTGCAAGATTTGCTGGTTTTATATTAGCTCgcagatttttctctttggtgaCGAGCTACCAGATCAACAGCCCGCAAAATAGGACAAATTCAGAGTCTTCAACCAGAGACAATTTCGTTCTGCGCTGAAAGCATTTTCGAGCGGTTTGTCTGCCCTCGTATTTGCTCATTTTCAAGTATGTCTTGTTCATGAGAGCTCATTGTCAGACAAGTAtcaaattggcacaaaattacaAACAGATTTTTCAAGCTAGCAATGCCGACTAAACATGACCTGCTCATTAAGAAAGAATGCAACTATGTAGGAAACAGAAAAATCATTATTGTATTGATGAAAACTCAGTTGACCTAAACCCTTAGTAGGGGCACTCAAAACCTTCACTTTTCACACCTATGCGTGTTAATATTTTTCCTCACATCCTTCTAGTCCCGGATGTATACCACAAAGACCAGCATCTTCAAAGGCTAGCTAATGAATGAACTAATAATATGGATTCGTCATCTTTGTTTTCGCACCATCCCTGTTCAATCACATTTCAAAATCACCAGAGATGCAAAACAATGCAGGCAGCACTGCTGATGTCAGATAAAGCCAAGAGATTACAACCAAGAAAGCAAAAGAGACAAGCCATTAACTGATTCCAACCAAGATGATAGACTCCTAGTATATTTTACAGCAGTAACACCTTAGCAATAGCATCTCCCTGGTCTCCAGTAAACCAATTGTATGCTGCCCAGATACAAGTCTCAGTAAACCAATTGTATGCTGCCCAGATGCAACTACTTATTGTCGAGGCCAAGCAACCCATCAGATTTTTAGCACGTTAAACCCAAACAAAGTCACATGTCACACAACTCTCTTGACACAAACTGCAAAGGAGTCAAAGTTGTTGATAGACATAATAGTCTTGCTGCCTTATCAGTCAGAGAGCCACCCGCCAGAGGATGGAGGGTGTGGGGGATATAATACAGATGGAGGGATTGGGGGATATGATCCAGATGCAAAGTTCATCGGGTTGGGAGGCATTTCCCGTCTCATTCCAGGCATGTCATACATGTCACTTCTGCCATGAAGGGGCACACCTGGACCAAGACTTCCGGGCCTTCCATAGTTTGTCTCGTCAAGACGAGGAGCGTACCTCTGCATTGTTGATGTTCCTACATTTGGACTAGAGAGCCCATAGGAAGATGATGAGAACCCTGCCTGTGCCAATCCTGAATCTAAACCCCCCAGTGAAAATCTGTTCCTCAGTGAGAAATCATCTTGGCCTTGAATGCCATATAACCTCTGTTCCACCCGCAAATCTTCTTCTGATGGTCTCCCATAATCTGCTTCTGATGGTCTCCCATAAGCATCAAAATTACCGGCATATGGGCTACCGCCAAAAGGGTTGACGCTGTTATCTCTCTTATAGCCTGAGTACCGTTCTTCCGAGTTCCGGATCCCATATTCCCGACTGCTCGTTCCACCATTGGACCAATTATTAGAGTTGCTATTATATGGATTGTCTCTATTTGAGGCAGTCATATAATTCGTTGCAATCTCATCAAAGTCCTCATGATGAAAAGCAGTGCTTCGGCCAGTTCCAGAAAATGTTCCAAATTCCACTCCAGACCCAGAGTTAGAACTGTGATGATTTCCCCGCTCTAAGGGAGTTTTAATTGGTTCTGATGTGAGATGACTCTCAGAATGATTTCTGGTGTCCCTATTTTTGGGAGATGAGCGGCTGCTCATGTCCATAAACCCATCCAGCTTTCGTCCTTCAGATACCTCAGCCCTTTTCTGTGATTTTCTCCTCTTCCtagatttattttttctattttctacgGGTTTCCTTTTGTTGCCTTGTCGACTGCTCTTATTGTCTTCTCTTCTGATGTCCGCATCTACTATGGTGGCATCTTTCTCTTCATATCCTTCTTTGTGCTCCTTTGCTAGAATAGCCTCTGCCTGCTTTTCCACTTGGCTTTCCTCATCAGCAGGATGCTCCTGCTGCTCTGCAGATGCATGACCATGCTTCATGGCTATGCCCTTGTGCTTCATTGTCCAGTCTGGACGGCTCCACAGATAGAGCCCTGGTGGTTTCAGATTCCACTGCTCGATTTGCTTGTCATTGACATCAACAGACCCAGGCAAATAAAAGGACTGGAGACAAGATATGAAACAAAATCAtcaaactgcagcaaaagtcaTTCAGACAAGACTCATCTAAATTACATGATAATGTTAAATATTTCTCTTTACCTTCCCAGAGAGGCTTTGATTGTCCTCCCAGATTAAATCATATGGATGCTTCTTCTTATCTAATCTGGCCACACAAAAACccaaaatggaaaagaaaaacaataatGAGAAAGAACAGTTGCGGATCCTTCTCCATTTTGCTGCTTCAGAACTGTAGCAAAAGGGATGCATGGAGAAGCAAAAAAGGTTGTACCTCTCCGTCTCCTCAGGAACAATAAGAACAAGGAGCTTTGGCCTAAAAGTTAGAGCTTTGTCAATGAACTTGTCCGCAAGAGCTCCTTTAACCCCAAAAGGTGGATTAAGGCCCATGATCTGTTCATGACTAGGATTACAAATttgcaatttaaaaaaaaaactcttaaacTATGCTGTTTCAAGGCATCCTCCCTGAAAAGAGTGGGAAAATCTAAATCATACCAACTGTGATCCAGTAGGCAATTCCTTTGGCTGCACCTTCATCCAATCTctcttttcaaaattgaaatcattctgcaggaaaaaaaatctagcctcatttcacaaaaataaagaaataaataaaatgttGTTTACCAATGGTTTAAATCTCAGTTCCGAGTCTTGTCCCAGTTTGTTCCCAGGTTGATACAGGGTTGAGACAGGTCAGAATGGACTGAAACAGTCACTaacaataaataaagaaaataaaaaatatcatgGTCCCAAGTGTTGGGGCGCAACTGTCCTGTTCCATCCTGACCGGTACCAACTTGGATAGTCGGGACGTCCGGGTTCATGAAAGAACCAGCATCCTGCACCCTTCCAGAGTACCATTCACTTATTGCTAGAACATAGGGGCAGCAAAAGTTGACCTTACCAGAAAAAATGTGACCCAACCCAACCCTGTTTGGGCTGGGTTTCGATTAGGGACATAGGGATGGGTCCAAGCTTCGACCCCACTCGGGTTATGACTTATGAGGATGGAGCTCTATTTAAATGGAAACAATTTAGGTCAGGTTGAGCCATGATGTtggataagaattttttttaatggttgGTCTCTTTCTTTAGTGCTAGTTAAAATCATTTTGGAAATGAGCCATTATGAAGTGTAAGGATTGGATTTGATATTTTAGGTCCCACTGAGTATTACAAAATAGATTAGGTTTAGGTCGAATGGGTCATTTTGGGTCATGGGTGCCAAGACGGGGTGGGTATGGCAAGGGGTTTTGACCCAACCCATTGCCACCCTTGTTGGAACGGGGTATGGTACTGGCGAGATATGCCGGTAACATCGGGACTTGAATTATTGGTGTTAACCAACAATAACATTAATTTAGGTTTTTGTATAGTAAAATCATGAATTCCACTATGTACGGTGAACCTTGCTCTAAAACATATAAAAAACTTGCTTCACTTCTTTTTACAGCTTTCAtagctatatgtaaactttttatTCTAAAATTTCTTGCATGAAACTCTAAGAAAAAACAAATCTTTCAAAACCTCTCAAGGTTTTTATTTGCCAATAAGATCCTAAGAACAAGATTTATAACAATGGGCTCAATCCATTTTCACATTACACTTCATTACAAATAGTATTTTGAGTAGAGCAAAGCACCTGACATATACGCAGAGATGTAAGGCATGGATATGGTGTGTACTGTGTAGGTTTCTCTTTCAACAGTATCCTTAATGGTTTTAACCTAGGAAGCATGGATATGGATACGGGATATAAATACAGCATGCTGTGGGTACACCGGTACAACAAATTTTGTAAAAAGAGGATATGATATGGCTAGGACATGTTAatgtatacgtatatatatatataagtatatgtttgtgtgtgtgtatgcattCTATATGTAAAAACATGCACATGTGCACACATT
It encodes the following:
- the LOC103702322 gene encoding growth hormone-regulated TBC protein 1-like, whose translation is MFGPQARRELSNNEFPPRRILHWKPLTTSPAAAAAASSTVSSVARKANTITVKFEDLYGFAVEGNIDDVNMLNEVRERVRQQGRVWWALEANKGANWYLQPQISSNGEGMSVASLKLSILADTITLKKLIRKGVPPVLRPKVWLSVSGAAKKRSTVPESYYDDLIWATEGKVTPATRQIDHDLPRTFPCHPWLDTPEGQASLRRVLVAYSFRDSNVGYCQGLNYVAALLLLVMKTEEDAFWMLAVLLENVLVNDCYTDNLSGCHVEQRVFKDLLAKKCPRIAAHLEAMEFDVSLVATEWFLCLFSKSLPSETTLRVWDVLFNEGAKVLFHVALAIFKMKEEELLHAHQIGDVIDILQTTTHHLYDPDELLRVAFDKIGSMTTNTITKQRKKQETAVMAELDQRLRRLNSLKMDEK